One genomic segment of Nerophis lumbriciformis linkage group LG20, RoL_Nlum_v2.1, whole genome shotgun sequence includes these proteins:
- the LOC133619378 gene encoding uncharacterized protein gives MRTHTDNKHSEFSTKKRGKTCLSCSVCAESFTKKSHLTQHMRTHTGEKTFNCSVCDKSFSRNSILTEHMRTHTGEKPFSCSVCGVNFSQNSHLTQHMTTHTGEKPFNCSVCGKSFSVKNNLTQHMRTHTGEKPFSCSVCGVSFSRNSHLTQHMTTHTGEKPFNCSVCGKSFSGNSNLTKHMRTHTGEKPCKCSVCDKSFSVKSKLTQHMRTHTGEKSFSCSVCCKRFPRNADVVKHVRTHKGK, from the coding sequence atgaggactcacactgacaacaaacactctgaattctctacaaagaagagaggtaaaacatgtttgagctgctcagtttgtgctgaaagttttactaaaaagagccatttgactcaacacatgagaacacacacaggagaaaaaacatttaattgttcagtttgtgacaaaagcttttctcgaaatagcattttgactgaacacatgagaacacacacgggtgaaaaaccatttagttgttcagtttgtggcgtaaacttttctcaaaatagccatttgactcaacacatgacaacacacacaggtgaaaaaccatttaattgttcagtttgtggcaaaagcttttctgttaagaataatttgactcaacacatgagaacacatacaggtgaaaaaccatttagttgttcagtttgtggcgtaagcttttctcgaaatagccatttgactcaacacatgacaacacacacaggtgaaaaaccatttaattgttcagtttgtggcaaaagcttttctggtAATAGcaatttgactaaacacatgagaacacacacaggtgaaaaaccatgtaAGTGTTCAGTTTGTGACAAAAGTTTCTCTGTTAAGAGCaaattgactcaacacatgagaacacacactggagaaaaatcatttagttgttcagtgtgctgtaaaaggttcccACGTAATGCAGACGTAGTAAAACACGtaagaacacacaagggaaaataa